One genomic window of Gemmatimonadales bacterium includes the following:
- the dxr gene encoding 1-deoxy-D-xylulose-5-phosphate reductoisomerase: protein MDEGVSTNGVRGVRGVAVLGSTGSIGRSALAVLSRQRAHFRVVALTGGRNAEALEAQLEEWRPAFAGLAQRQGHARLPSGPSVLVDAALHPEVDVVVNAVVGVTGLDATLAALRAGKRVALANKETLVMAGDLVTAAARQGGGELVPIDSEHSAVLQCIAGSDRGVARLILTGSGGPFRDWAPERVARATVPEALNHPTWRMGRKITVDSATLANKALEVIEAHHLFGLGYDALDVVIHPQSIVHAFAEFCDGSIIAQLAFPSMELPILYALTHPARLPDGGVRRFDPVAAGPLTFEPVRSDVFRAFHCGVAAGRAGGTAPAVFNAANEVAVAGFLDGCLPFGRISDVIEAVLGAHAPAPAADLDALRSADRWARARARQLVRKT, encoded by the coding sequence ATGGACGAGGGCGTTTCCACGAACGGCGTGCGCGGCGTGCGCGGCGTCGCGGTGCTCGGGTCCACCGGCTCGATCGGGCGGAGCGCGCTCGCCGTGCTCAGCCGGCAGCGCGCGCACTTCCGCGTGGTGGCGCTCACCGGCGGACGGAACGCGGAGGCACTCGAGGCGCAGCTGGAGGAGTGGCGACCGGCCTTCGCGGGTCTCGCGCAGCGGCAAGGCCACGCGCGGCTCCCGTCGGGGCCGTCGGTGCTGGTCGATGCCGCATTGCATCCCGAAGTCGATGTGGTGGTGAACGCCGTGGTGGGCGTGACGGGGCTCGACGCCACGCTCGCGGCGCTCCGCGCCGGCAAGCGGGTCGCGCTCGCCAACAAGGAGACGCTCGTCATGGCGGGCGATCTCGTGACCGCGGCGGCCCGCCAGGGCGGCGGTGAGCTGGTGCCGATCGACTCGGAGCACAGCGCGGTGCTCCAGTGCATCGCCGGCTCGGATCGGGGTGTCGCCCGGCTCATTCTCACCGGCTCCGGCGGACCGTTCCGCGACTGGGCGCCCGAGCGCGTGGCGCGCGCCACGGTGCCCGAGGCGCTCAACCACCCGACCTGGCGCATGGGGCGGAAGATCACGGTGGACAGTGCCACGCTCGCCAACAAGGCGCTCGAGGTGATCGAGGCCCACCATCTTTTCGGGCTCGGGTACGACGCGCTGGACGTCGTGATACACCCGCAGAGCATCGTGCACGCCTTCGCCGAGTTTTGCGACGGCAGCATCATCGCGCAGCTCGCGTTTCCCTCGATGGAGCTGCCGATCCTGTACGCCCTCACGCATCCGGCGCGGCTGCCCGACGGGGGCGTACGGCGATTCGATCCGGTGGCAGCCGGTCCGCTCACCTTCGAGCCCGTGCGCAGCGACGTGTTCCGCGCCTTCCATTGCGGCGTCGCGGCGGGGCGCGCGGGGGGCACGGCGCCGGCGGTATTCAACGCCGCCAACGAGGTGGCGGTGGCCGGCTTCCTCGACGGCTGCCTGCCGTTCGGCCGGATCAGCGACGTAATCGAGGCCGTGCTCGGCGCACATGCGCCGGCGCCGGCGGCCGACCTTGATGCGCTGCGGAGCGCCGATCGGTGGGCAAGGGCGCGGGCCCGCCAACTCGTGAGGAAGACGTGA
- the rseP gene encoding RIP metalloprotease RseP, producing MNVVISILALAVVLGVLVFVHEAGHFVAAKWAGIYVHRFSLGLGAPIRALTFRRGETEYSISWLPLGGYVKMASREEDAASAMLEGGAGLAPVPPDRVFEAKPVWKRMVVILAGVAMNMVFAWVLYTAVAAAYGRPVLPTTRVGYIVPELATDQAAPLAQLEPGDRIVAVSGDSVHTWEDVVEKIQGTDASTVRIALADGRVVTLPIGPTAVGARIRAASALLPYRPAVVDSVVSGRPAGAAGVRPGDSIIAINGHSAAQIYDVFAILDTSPARPVTLTVDRNGRTVSIPMTSSSEPGVGLDGKPRTVGRVGIAFRVADSTQSLGPLGAIRDGTERTVSASTFLVRTVQGLLTRRVAASTLGGPILIAQQAGEVARLGLDSFLAFMALISVNLAVLNLLPVPVLDGGQFLLLVAEGVMRRPVPLRIRERLIAVGLVLVVLLMGLAFSNDIRRLLGLL from the coding sequence GTGAACGTCGTCATCAGTATTCTCGCCCTGGCCGTCGTGTTGGGCGTGCTGGTGTTCGTGCACGAGGCGGGGCACTTCGTGGCCGCCAAGTGGGCCGGGATCTACGTGCACCGCTTCTCCCTCGGGCTCGGCGCGCCCATCCGGGCGCTCACCTTTCGGCGCGGCGAAACCGAATACTCCATCTCCTGGCTGCCGCTTGGGGGCTACGTGAAGATGGCGAGCCGGGAGGAGGATGCGGCGAGCGCCATGCTGGAGGGCGGGGCGGGCCTCGCCCCGGTGCCGCCGGACCGCGTGTTCGAGGCGAAGCCGGTGTGGAAGCGCATGGTCGTCATCCTGGCGGGCGTCGCGATGAACATGGTCTTCGCCTGGGTGCTCTATACAGCCGTCGCCGCCGCGTACGGGCGCCCGGTCCTTCCCACGACGCGCGTGGGATACATCGTGCCCGAGCTTGCCACGGACCAGGCGGCACCGCTCGCTCAACTGGAGCCCGGCGATCGGATCGTCGCGGTGAGCGGTGACTCGGTGCACACGTGGGAGGACGTGGTCGAGAAAATCCAGGGCACTGATGCGTCGACCGTGCGCATCGCGCTCGCCGACGGGCGGGTGGTGACGCTACCCATCGGCCCCACCGCGGTCGGGGCCCGCATCCGCGCAGCCAGCGCGCTCCTCCCCTACCGGCCGGCGGTCGTAGATTCGGTGGTGAGCGGGCGGCCCGCGGGCGCAGCCGGGGTGCGCCCGGGCGATTCGATCATCGCGATCAACGGTCATTCCGCCGCGCAGATCTACGACGTGTTCGCGATCCTCGATACCAGCCCGGCGCGGCCGGTGACGCTCACGGTCGACCGGAACGGCCGCACCGTCTCGATTCCCATGACCTCGTCGAGCGAGCCGGGCGTGGGACTCGACGGAAAGCCCCGCACCGTAGGGCGGGTCGGCATCGCGTTTCGCGTCGCCGACTCGACCCAGTCGCTCGGCCCGCTCGGCGCCATCCGCGACGGAACCGAACGGACGGTGAGCGCCAGCACGTTCCTCGTGCGCACGGTGCAGGGCCTGCTCACCCGCCGGGTGGCCGCGAGCACGCTCGGCGGCCCGATCCTCATCGCCCAGCAAGCGGGGGAGGTGGCCCGGCTCGGCCTCGATAGCTTCCTCGCGTTCATGGCGCTCATCTCCGTCAATCTCGCGGTGCTCAATCTTCTCCCCGTGCCGGTGCTCGACGGCGGCCAGTTCCTGCTGCTCGTGGCGGAGGGGGTGATGCGCCGGCCGGTACCGCTCCGCATCCGCGAGCGGCTCATCGCGGTGGGACTCGTGCTGGTGGTGCTCCTCATGGGTCTCGCTTTCTCCAACGACATCCGGCGCCTCCTGGGCCTGCTTTGA
- the ald gene encoding alanine dehydrogenase: MLIGVPREIKTNENRVALVPAGTEALVAAGHTVVVERGAGVGSGFVDEAYAAAGAQLAPDAAEVWGRAELIMKVKEPIEPEWPRMRPGQVLYTYFHFAADERLTRAVIQSCAIAVAYETVQLPRGELPLLTPMSEVAGRMAVQAGAKYLEKIYGGRGILLGGVPGVAPAEVMILGGGTVGINAAKMAAGLGAHVTILDVSLDRLRYLDDVLPANCDTWYSNRHSVLDVAARADLVIGAVLLPGARAPHLVRRDDLKLMQPGAVIVDVAVDQGGCVESIHPTTHENPTYFVDGILHYGVANMPGGVPRTSTLALTNATLPYALKLARHGWRAACRADSALRKGLNVVEGKVVYPGVAEAFKLPLLEVESVL, translated from the coding sequence ATGCTCATCGGAGTCCCCAGGGAAATCAAGACCAATGAGAACCGGGTCGCGCTCGTGCCGGCCGGCACGGAGGCGCTGGTGGCCGCGGGCCATACCGTCGTCGTCGAGCGCGGCGCCGGTGTGGGGAGCGGCTTCGTGGACGAGGCCTACGCGGCGGCCGGCGCGCAGCTCGCTCCGGATGCGGCCGAGGTGTGGGGCCGCGCCGAGCTCATCATGAAGGTGAAGGAGCCGATCGAGCCGGAGTGGCCGCGCATGCGGCCCGGCCAGGTGCTCTACACCTACTTCCACTTCGCGGCCGACGAACGGCTCACCCGCGCGGTAATCCAGTCCTGCGCGATCGCGGTGGCGTACGAGACGGTGCAGCTCCCGCGGGGGGAGCTGCCGCTGCTCACCCCGATGTCCGAGGTCGCCGGCCGCATGGCGGTGCAGGCGGGCGCCAAGTATCTCGAGAAGATTTACGGCGGCCGCGGCATTCTCCTGGGCGGCGTGCCGGGCGTGGCGCCGGCGGAGGTAATGATCCTGGGCGGCGGCACCGTCGGCATCAACGCGGCCAAGATGGCCGCTGGCCTCGGCGCCCACGTGACGATCCTCGACGTGTCGCTCGACCGGTTGCGCTACCTCGACGACGTGCTCCCCGCCAACTGCGACACCTGGTACTCCAATCGCCACAGTGTGCTCGATGTGGCCGCGCGGGCGGATCTCGTGATCGGTGCCGTGCTGCTGCCGGGGGCGCGGGCGCCGCATCTCGTTCGGCGGGACGACCTCAAGTTGATGCAGCCGGGCGCCGTGATCGTCGATGTCGCCGTGGACCAGGGCGGCTGCGTCGAGAGCATCCATCCCACGACGCACGAGAATCCGACGTACTTCGTGGACGGGATCCTGCACTACGGCGTGGCCAACATGCCGGGCGGCGTGCCGCGCACGTCGACGCTGGCGCTCACCAACGCGACGTTGCCCTACGCGCTCAAGCTCGCCCGCCATGGCTGGCGTGCCGCGTGCCGCGCGGACTCGGCGCTCCGCAAGGGTCTCAATGTGGTCGAGGGAAAGGTCGTGTATCCAGGTGTGGCTGAGGCGTTCAAGTTGCCGCTGCTGGAGGTCGAGAGCGTGCTCTGA
- the tsf gene encoding translation elongation factor Ts has protein sequence MASVTISPKQVSELRARTSAGMMDCKRALEEAGGDMDRAAELLRARGIAKAEKRAGRSAAQGIVVSYIHHNQQVGVLLELDCETDFVARTDAFQQLARDLALHIASADPIAVTADDIPAELIDRERRIAEEQVAAEGKPEQIRPKIVEGKVKKFIAERTLVEQPYVKDDSRTVGQLIKEASGTLGEAVQVRRFARFRIGDV, from the coding sequence ATGGCAAGCGTGACGATTTCCCCCAAGCAAGTGAGTGAGCTTCGCGCGCGCACCAGCGCGGGCATGATGGACTGCAAGCGGGCCCTGGAGGAGGCCGGCGGCGACATGGACCGCGCGGCCGAGCTCCTCCGCGCGCGGGGCATCGCCAAGGCCGAGAAGCGGGCCGGGCGGAGCGCCGCGCAGGGCATCGTGGTGAGTTACATCCATCACAACCAGCAGGTGGGCGTCCTGCTCGAGCTCGACTGCGAAACCGATTTCGTCGCCCGGACGGACGCGTTCCAGCAGCTCGCGCGCGATCTCGCGCTCCACATCGCCTCGGCCGACCCGATCGCGGTGACCGCGGACGACATTCCGGCGGAGCTCATCGATCGGGAGCGGCGGATCGCGGAGGAACAGGTCGCCGCCGAGGGCAAGCCCGAGCAGATCCGGCCCAAGATCGTCGAGGGCAAGGTGAAGAAGTTCATCGCCGAGCGCACCCTCGTCGAGCAGCCCTACGTGAAGGACGACAGCCGCACCGTCGGCCAGCTCATCAAGGAAGCTTCGGGCACGCTGGGCGAAGCCGTGCAGGTGCGGCGGTTCGCGCGATTCCGCATCGGGGACGTTTGA
- the pyrH gene encoding UMP kinase — MALAYSRALLKLSGEALGGERGVGIDYRVVEAFAQEIKAVHALGVKLCLVVGGGNIVRGAAASREGLDRVTGDYMGMLATVINALAFQDVLEKIGVDTRVMTAIRMESVAEPYIRRRAIRHLEKGRLVIFAAGTGNPFFSTDTAGVLRALEVEAEVILKATNVDGIYTADPRRDPAATLIPELTYQDAIVNNYAVMDGNAFGLCKANQLPIVVFNINQPRAIARVLQGERVGTIVR; from the coding sequence ATGGCCCTCGCCTACTCCCGTGCGCTGCTCAAGCTCTCAGGCGAAGCGCTGGGCGGTGAACGGGGCGTGGGCATCGACTACCGTGTCGTGGAGGCATTTGCCCAGGAGATCAAGGCGGTGCATGCCCTCGGCGTGAAGCTCTGTCTCGTGGTGGGCGGCGGCAACATCGTCCGGGGCGCTGCCGCCAGCCGCGAGGGGCTCGACCGCGTGACCGGCGATTACATGGGCATGCTCGCCACCGTGATCAACGCGCTTGCGTTTCAGGACGTGCTCGAGAAGATCGGCGTCGATACCCGGGTCATGACGGCCATCAGGATGGAATCCGTGGCCGAGCCGTACATTCGCCGCCGCGCCATTCGCCACCTGGAGAAGGGGCGTCTCGTGATCTTCGCGGCGGGCACCGGGAATCCGTTCTTCTCGACCGATACGGCCGGCGTGCTGCGCGCGCTCGAGGTCGAGGCGGAGGTCATCCTCAAGGCGACGAACGTGGACGGGATCTACACCGCGGACCCCAGGCGCGACCCAGCGGCCACGCTCATCCCCGAGCTCACCTATCAGGACGCAATCGTCAACAACTACGCCGTGATGGACGGCAATGCGTTCGGGCTCTGCAAGGCCAACCAGCTTCCGATCGTCGTGTTCAACATCAACCAGCCCCGCGCCATCGCCCGGGTGCTTCAGGGCGAGCGGGTCGGGACCATCGTCCGATGA
- a CDS encoding pitrilysin family protein, protein METVQLDEGLRRTTAPNGLVVLTEALPGVRSAALGIYVRTASAHEARGQMGLSHLLEHMVFKGTERRSAKQLALELEVRGGGLDAYTGRDYTSYQAHVLDADLPLAVEILTDLVRRPLLDPKDLGPERNVILEEINGVLDTPDDLVFEVHAETLWPDHPYGYSILGTPETVGALDAEDVRRLHRAGYYPGNCVIAAAGNVNHDQLLTVLEREGWFEGATREPARPAVAGAPAVRGADRAEVRDTAQSHIVFGTDTFPLRDPRRFALAILVNAFGGGMSSRLFQRVREELGLAYAVFAFKQFYQSAGQLGVYVGTQPATAARAVEAIRAEFGRLACEGLPAAELADGKQQLKGQIMLSLESPASRMGRLAGFTLHGDRYRPLDEMLAEIDAVTPASVAEVAAEFFAPERQSIVRLGPDGIV, encoded by the coding sequence ATGGAAACGGTTCAACTGGACGAGGGCCTGCGCCGCACCACGGCACCCAACGGGCTCGTCGTTCTCACCGAGGCGCTGCCGGGGGTGCGGTCGGCGGCGCTCGGGATCTACGTGCGCACGGCGAGCGCGCACGAGGCCCGCGGGCAGATGGGGCTCTCCCATCTGCTCGAGCACATGGTCTTCAAGGGCACCGAGCGGCGCTCGGCCAAGCAGCTGGCGCTCGAACTCGAGGTGCGGGGCGGCGGTCTCGACGCCTATACCGGCCGCGACTACACGAGCTACCAGGCCCACGTGCTCGACGCGGATCTGCCGCTCGCGGTCGAAATCCTCACCGATCTCGTCCGCCGGCCGCTGCTCGATCCGAAGGACCTGGGGCCCGAGCGGAACGTCATCCTCGAAGAGATCAACGGCGTGCTCGATACACCGGACGATCTCGTCTTCGAGGTGCACGCCGAAACGCTCTGGCCGGACCACCCGTACGGCTACTCCATTCTCGGCACCCCCGAAACGGTCGGCGCGCTCGACGCGGAGGACGTCCGGCGGCTGCACCGCGCCGGCTACTATCCGGGCAATTGCGTGATCGCGGCCGCCGGCAACGTGAATCATGACCAGCTCCTCACCGTCCTCGAGCGCGAGGGCTGGTTCGAGGGCGCCACGCGCGAGCCGGCCCGCCCGGCGGTGGCCGGTGCCCCGGCGGTGCGCGGCGCCGATCGTGCGGAAGTCCGCGACACGGCGCAGAGCCACATCGTCTTCGGCACCGATACCTTTCCCCTGCGCGACCCGCGCCGCTTTGCCCTCGCCATCCTGGTAAACGCCTTCGGCGGGGGGATGTCGAGCCGTCTCTTCCAGCGCGTGCGCGAGGAGCTGGGCCTCGCCTACGCGGTCTTCGCGTTCAAGCAGTTCTACCAGAGCGCGGGGCAGCTCGGCGTATACGTCGGCACCCAACCCGCCACGGCCGCGCGCGCCGTCGAGGCAATCCGGGCCGAATTCGGCCGGCTGGCGTGTGAGGGCCTTCCGGCGGCCGAGCTCGCCGACGGCAAGCAGCAGCTCAAGGGCCAGATCATGCTCTCCCTCGAGAGCCCGGCGAGCCGGATGGGCCGCCTTGCCGGGTTCACGCTTCACGGCGACCGCTATCGCCCGCTGGACGAGATGCTGGCCGAAATCGACGCGGTGACGCCGGCGAGCGTAGCCGAAGTGGCCGCCGAGTTTTTTGCCCCCGAGCGCCAGAGCATCGTGCGCCTCGGCCCGGACGGAATCGTGTGA
- a CDS encoding phosphatidate cytidylyltransferase, whose translation MDRNLAQRIGFAAAAIPLALFVVWYGGWVLVALVMATSVLGTRELYGLARSGGTAALAGVGLLGAAAVPPLVYLVLGTPDGIVARAWPYAAAVWLIATMVVALARRSPGERPLDAVAVTVFGAGYAGALPAFLLALRHEHHGLRSWAGTWLVFFPLVVTWIVDTAAMAGGRAFGGAKLAPRISPGKTRAGAIAGVVGGLAVAVVFALAVFPAVGVAAGLFVLLLIAFVLSIVGQVGDLAESLFKRGAGVKDSSGLIPGHGGVLDRLDSLYFVIPVAALLYRAFGVG comes from the coding sequence ATGGACCGCAATCTGGCGCAGCGGATCGGGTTCGCGGCGGCCGCCATCCCGCTCGCGTTGTTCGTCGTGTGGTACGGCGGATGGGTGCTGGTGGCGTTGGTGATGGCGACGAGCGTGCTGGGCACGCGTGAGCTCTACGGGCTCGCGCGGTCCGGCGGCACGGCCGCGCTCGCCGGCGTCGGGCTGCTCGGTGCGGCAGCGGTGCCGCCCCTCGTTTATCTCGTGCTCGGAACACCCGACGGCATCGTTGCGCGCGCGTGGCCCTATGCGGCGGCGGTCTGGCTCATCGCGACCATGGTCGTGGCGCTCGCCCGCCGCAGCCCGGGCGAGCGGCCACTCGACGCGGTGGCCGTCACTGTGTTCGGCGCCGGCTACGCGGGTGCGCTCCCGGCGTTCCTGCTGGCCTTGCGGCACGAGCACCACGGCCTTCGCTCATGGGCCGGCACCTGGTTGGTCTTCTTTCCGCTCGTGGTCACCTGGATCGTCGATACGGCGGCGATGGCCGGCGGTCGGGCGTTCGGCGGCGCCAAGCTTGCGCCCAGGATCAGCCCCGGCAAGACCCGCGCGGGGGCGATTGCCGGCGTGGTCGGTGGGCTTGCGGTCGCGGTGGTGTTCGCCCTCGCCGTGTTTCCCGCCGTCGGGGTCGCGGCTGGTCTCTTCGTGCTTCTCCTCATCGCATTCGTGCTTTCGATCGTAGGTCAGGTGGGCGACCTGGCCGAATCGCTCTTCAAGCGCGGTGCGGGGGTGAAGGACTCGAGCGGCCTCATTCCCGGCCACGGGGGCGTGCTCGATCGGCTCGACTCGCTCTACTTCGTGATTCCCGTTGCCGCGCTGCTCTACCGCGCGTTCGGGGTGGGCTGA
- the rpsO gene encoding 30S ribosomal protein S15 has product MPFDKQSVVTKYRQHETDTGSARVQVALLTERINSLTDHFRSHPKDHHGRRGLLSMVGTRRRLLQYLKRSDLATYRALIEELGLRH; this is encoded by the coding sequence ATGCCATTCGACAAGCAGAGCGTGGTCACGAAGTATCGCCAGCACGAGACCGACACGGGGTCGGCTCGGGTGCAGGTGGCGCTGCTCACCGAGCGGATCAACTCGCTCACCGACCATTTCCGCTCGCACCCCAAGGATCACCACGGGCGCCGCGGCCTGCTCTCGATGGTCGGCACACGCCGCCGCCTCCTCCAGTACCTCAAGCGCAGCGATCTCGCCACGTATCGCGCGCTCATCGAGGAACTGGGTCTCCGGCATTAA
- the pnp gene encoding polyribonucleotide nucleotidyltransferase, protein MTVHRINQEFAGRPLTIETGRLAKQAAGSALVQFGETVVLAAVTVSPNISTLPFFPLTVEYREKTYAAGKIPGGFLKREGRPSDKEILASRLIDRGIRPLFPEGFKNEVQVFVTVLSADQANDADILGAVAASVALSVSTVPWNGPLAAVRVGRVDGNWILNPTFQQLEASSIDLVVSGSADAIYMVEGGALEISEAEMLEALKVAQRGIRDLIALEQRVIGAAPVTKLAWTKPEPDPALLARVRTLAEAPMARAINARDKAARATGVRALRDEVAQKLAEEFPEQARDIAAELDEIEYRVMRAQVLEKGERVDGRDLDTIRPIAIEAGVLPRTHGSALFQRGETQALASATLGTADDEQRIDSIDVAGETTKSFMLHYNFPPYSTGEVKMIRGTSRREIGHGALAERALQPLLPHYEEFPYTLRIVSEILESNGSSSMATVCAGSLALMDAGVPVQAPCAGVAMGLVKEGDKVAVLTDILGSEDALGDMDFKVAGTTRGITSIQMDIKIAGLTLEIMKEALERARKGRLHILKEMEKALPRPRAELSPYAPRIITMQIKPDKIGDVIGPKGKTIRGIQDATGAKISVDDSGLITISAVGGEAGQKARDMVAAIVTEPEVGRIYEGPVKSTTPFGAFVEILPGVEGLLHISELQHGRTEKTEDVVKKGDVVQVKLLEVDERGRMKLSRKALLPRE, encoded by the coding sequence GTGACCGTACATCGGATCAACCAGGAATTCGCCGGCCGACCCCTCACGATCGAAACGGGACGCCTGGCCAAACAGGCCGCCGGATCGGCGCTCGTGCAGTTCGGCGAAACGGTCGTCCTCGCCGCCGTGACCGTCTCCCCGAACATCTCCACCCTGCCGTTCTTCCCCCTCACCGTTGAGTACCGCGAAAAGACCTACGCCGCCGGCAAGATCCCCGGCGGGTTCTTGAAGCGGGAGGGCCGCCCCTCCGACAAGGAGATCCTGGCGAGCCGGCTCATCGATCGTGGCATCCGCCCGCTCTTTCCGGAAGGGTTCAAGAACGAGGTCCAGGTTTTCGTGACCGTCCTCTCGGCCGACCAGGCGAACGACGCCGACATCCTCGGCGCCGTGGCCGCCTCGGTGGCGCTCAGCGTCTCGACCGTACCCTGGAACGGACCGCTCGCCGCCGTGCGCGTGGGGCGGGTGGACGGCAACTGGATTCTCAACCCCACTTTTCAGCAGCTCGAAGCGTCGAGCATCGACCTCGTGGTGAGCGGGTCGGCCGACGCCATCTACATGGTCGAGGGCGGGGCGCTGGAGATTTCCGAGGCCGAGATGCTCGAGGCGCTCAAGGTGGCGCAGCGAGGCATCCGCGACCTCATCGCGCTGGAGCAGCGTGTGATCGGCGCGGCCCCCGTGACCAAGCTCGCGTGGACCAAGCCGGAGCCTGATCCGGCGCTCCTCGCGCGGGTGCGTACGCTGGCCGAAGCGCCCATGGCTCGCGCCATCAACGCACGGGACAAGGCCGCGCGCGCCACGGGCGTCCGCGCGCTGCGCGATGAGGTGGCGCAGAAGCTCGCCGAGGAATTCCCCGAGCAGGCCAGGGATATCGCCGCCGAACTGGACGAGATCGAGTATCGGGTGATGCGGGCGCAGGTGCTCGAGAAGGGTGAGCGGGTGGACGGGCGGGACCTGGACACGATCCGGCCCATCGCGATCGAGGCGGGCGTGCTGCCGCGCACCCACGGCTCCGCGCTGTTCCAGCGGGGCGAGACGCAGGCGCTCGCCTCGGCGACGCTGGGGACCGCGGACGACGAGCAGCGGATCGACAGCATCGACGTGGCAGGCGAGACGACCAAGTCGTTCATGCTGCACTACAATTTCCCGCCGTACTCCACCGGCGAGGTGAAGATGATCCGCGGCACGAGCCGCCGCGAGATCGGCCACGGGGCGCTGGCGGAGCGGGCGCTCCAGCCGCTGCTGCCGCACTACGAGGAGTTTCCTTACACCCTCCGCATCGTCTCGGAAATCCTGGAATCGAACGGCTCTTCGTCGATGGCGACGGTGTGCGCCGGGTCCCTCGCGCTCATGGATGCGGGCGTGCCGGTGCAGGCGCCGTGCGCCGGCGTGGCCATGGGGCTGGTGAAGGAGGGCGACAAGGTCGCCGTCCTCACCGACATCCTCGGCTCCGAGGACGCGCTGGGCGATATGGACTTCAAGGTGGCGGGCACTACCCGCGGCATTACCTCGATCCAGATGGACATCAAGATCGCGGGCCTCACGCTCGAGATCATGAAGGAGGCGCTGGAGCGGGCGCGGAAGGGCCGGCTGCACATTCTGAAGGAAATGGAAAAGGCGCTGCCGCGCCCGCGGGCCGAGCTCTCGCCGTACGCCCCGCGCATCATCACGATGCAGATCAAGCCGGACAAGATCGGCGACGTGATCGGCCCCAAGGGCAAGACGATCCGCGGCATCCAGGACGCCACCGGTGCGAAGATCAGCGTGGACGACAGCGGGCTCATCACCATCTCCGCGGTGGGCGGCGAGGCCGGGCAGAAGGCGCGCGATATGGTCGCGGCCATCGTCACCGAGCCCGAGGTCGGGCGGATCTACGAGGGGCCCGTCAAGAGCACGACACCATTCGGTGCGTTCGTTGAGATCCTCCCGGGCGTGGAGGGCCTGCTGCACATCAGCGAGCTGCAGCACGGCCGCACCGAGAAGACCGAGGACGTGGTGAAGAAGGGCGACGTGGTCCAGGTCAAGCTGCTCGAGGTGGACGAGCGCGGCCGGATGAAGCTCTCGCGGAAGGCGTTGCTGCCGAGGGAGTAG
- the frr gene encoding ribosome recycling factor, with protein sequence MSTIQELTKHAREAMHKAVESTKREFSTIRSGKASTSLLDLVRVEAYGTPTPLNQIGLVSAPEPRLLTVQPFDKSLAPAIEKALRESDLGLNPSTQGNLIRIPLPPLSQERRKELVKVVHKLAEEGRIAVRHARTDAIMRLKKLEHTSEDDKTRAEKEVQKAHDEHVKQIDQLIHAKEAEIMEV encoded by the coding sequence ATGAGCACCATTCAGGAGTTGACGAAGCACGCCCGCGAGGCGATGCACAAGGCGGTCGAGAGCACCAAGCGCGAGTTCTCCACCATCCGGAGCGGCAAAGCCAGCACGTCGTTGCTCGACCTCGTGCGGGTCGAGGCGTACGGCACGCCGACCCCGCTCAACCAGATCGGCCTCGTCTCGGCCCCCGAGCCGCGGTTGCTCACGGTCCAGCCGTTCGACAAGTCGCTCGCACCCGCCATCGAGAAGGCCCTCCGCGAGTCCGACCTCGGGCTCAATCCGTCCACTCAAGGCAACCTGATCCGCATTCCGCTGCCGCCGCTGTCGCAGGAGCGGCGCAAGGAGCTGGTCAAGGTGGTGCACAAGCTGGCGGAGGAGGGGCGGATTGCAGTGCGACACGCGCGCACCGACGCGATCATGCGGCTCAAGAAGCTCGAGCACACGTCGGAGGACGACAAGACCCGGGCCGAGAAAGAGGTCCAGAAGGCTCACGACGAGCATGTGAAGCAGATCGACCAGCTGATCCACGCCAAAGAAGCGGAGATCATGGAGGTCTGA